In one Spongiibacter tropicus DSM 19543 genomic region, the following are encoded:
- the fabV gene encoding enoyl-ACP reductase FabV — protein MIIKPRVRGFMCVTTHPVGCEANVRQQIDYVKAQGEIPNGPKKVLVIGASTGYGLASRISAAFGSGAATLGIFFEKEGTEKKPGTAGWYNSAAFHKFADAEGLYAKSINGDAFSDEIKEKTIAQIKADLGQVDLVVYSLAAPRRQHPKSGEVFNSTLKPIGKDVSQRGVNTDKETIETVTLPAATQDDIDSTVAVMGGEDWQMWIEALDEAGVLADGAKTTAYTYLGERITWDIYWHGTIGRAKQDLDKRVIDIRERLAAKGGDARVSVLKAVVTQASSAIPIMPLYLSLLFKVMKADGSHEGCIEQVYGLFRKSLYGDQPTCDEEGRLRADGLELRPEIQQAVSDAWDKVTTENLHDVTDFAGYKQEFLKLFGFGVDGVDYEADVDPVVPIAELV, from the coding sequence ATGATCATTAAACCCCGTGTGCGCGGCTTCATGTGTGTGACCACTCACCCTGTGGGCTGCGAGGCCAATGTCCGTCAGCAGATCGACTATGTGAAAGCCCAGGGCGAGATTCCCAATGGTCCCAAGAAGGTATTGGTGATCGGCGCCTCTACCGGCTACGGTCTGGCGTCCCGGATCAGTGCCGCGTTTGGCAGTGGTGCCGCCACGCTGGGCATTTTTTTCGAGAAAGAAGGTACTGAGAAAAAGCCGGGCACGGCTGGCTGGTACAACTCGGCAGCCTTTCACAAATTTGCCGATGCGGAAGGGCTGTATGCCAAAAGCATCAACGGTGACGCCTTTTCTGATGAGATCAAGGAAAAAACCATTGCGCAGATCAAGGCGGATCTCGGGCAAGTCGATCTCGTGGTATACAGCCTGGCGGCGCCACGCCGCCAGCATCCAAAGAGTGGCGAGGTGTTCAACTCCACCCTGAAGCCCATCGGTAAGGATGTCAGTCAGCGTGGGGTGAATACCGACAAGGAAACCATCGAAACCGTCACGCTCCCGGCGGCGACTCAGGATGACATCGACAGTACCGTCGCCGTGATGGGCGGTGAAGACTGGCAGATGTGGATTGAGGCGCTGGATGAGGCGGGCGTGCTGGCTGACGGTGCGAAGACCACGGCCTACACCTATCTCGGTGAGCGTATTACCTGGGATATCTATTGGCATGGCACGATTGGCCGCGCCAAGCAGGATCTGGACAAGCGGGTGATTGATATCCGTGAGCGACTGGCGGCGAAGGGCGGCGATGCCCGTGTGTCGGTGCTGAAAGCTGTGGTGACTCAGGCCAGTTCTGCCATTCCGATTATGCCGCTGTATCTGTCGTTGCTGTTTAAAGTAATGAAGGCGGACGGCAGCCACGAAGGCTGTATTGAGCAGGTCTACGGTTTATTCCGCAAAAGCTTGTACGGGGATCAACCGACCTGCGACGAGGAGGGCCGCTTGCGGGCCGACGGTCTCGAACTGCGACCGGAAATTCAGCAGGCGGTTTCGGACGCCTGGGACAAAGTCACCACGGAAAACCTGCATGACGTCACCGATTTTGCCGGTTACAAACAGGAATTCCTCAAGCTGTTTGGCTTTGGTGTCGACGGCGTGGACTACGAAGCGGATGTCGATCCGGTCGTACCCATCGCCGAGCTGGTGTGA